A stretch of DNA from Lotus japonicus ecotype B-129 chromosome 4, LjGifu_v1.2:
AGGGTAGAGGGATTGAATTTATAAGGTGAAGTTAGGAAACACAACAAGCATGAGGGCGAAATGACATGGCCCAAAGCCCAAAAGTTTCGTGAAACAGGGTGTTTTCTTGAGCTTCACAAAAGtaattaattctcataaatgCCATCTCATGATATCCTCGAATCACAGGTTGCGTGTGTCAGACTGTTGAACGTGATGGTTGATTGAACAGTCACATGGGATGCACAAGGATCATCAGAACAAAATGAACTATTACAACTAGTTAGAATGAGCTAACTGGGCGAGGGCGACAGGTTAccattaaacataaaaaattcagttttaattaaTGGTTTTTCGTTAATTCTAAGGATAAGCAATTGAGGTCATGAGAAGGAAATTCTTAGAAGTAATAAAAGGTGTACCTTCATAAGTTTGGTCGAATTAGTTGGTTGGGGGGGAGCTTTGTTGAAAAAGTCAAGCCAAGATCAGCATAGCCTAGGAGGGGAGTCATTTGGGGACACCTTTGCGCATTGGTCGATATCGCCTGTCGAAGGGATATCTTCATGGTGAACCATGAAAGGAAACATGCTTTATCAAGACTCGAGGAAATTAAGACACACTTTGTCCTCATACTTCGGCGTGCGATGTCTTGTGGGCTGGGTGAGCCCATAAGTTATAAAGGCGATCATAAGGTGACCTCAACTCACGGCTACAAAAGAAGTCAAGGAAATTAAGACACACTTTGACCTTATACTTCGGGCGTAGTGTCTTGTGGGCTAGGCGGGACCATCCATTATAAGACCCGCCGAGAATTGGAGCATGGAGCAACCTTTTGAAGGTTGGGCAAGGCCTCTATAGGATCCCGGAAGGGTGGTCCTCCACTATACTTCGCTAGGGCAGGGAGGTTTGACCCTCGTAGAGGCTAGAACGCGTCCATAGGCATTAGACTTAGAGAGTTCTCTCGTAAGGACTCTTGAGTAATGATTTATAAGGCCCAAGAATCCAACTAGGCTAGAATTAGGGTTTAGACTatcccactataaaaggggaggtcatttATTGTAAAAGGGGTCTTTTCTTATTTATTACATGACGACTACTTTTTCTGACCTACTTCTCTACTAGGATTTCCTTTTTAGGATTCTCTTGTGCTAGACAAAAACACGGGCCTTTAGGCTTAGAAGCCGACTAGAACATATATGTATACATGTGAGTGTCTACATTCAAAAGCAAATTTCAATTCCCTACCTCAACATAAAAGATTTGTTCACACTCAAAAGTCAATACACTCACACTtaaaagagagaaaacaaaAGAGATATGATGTTTGAAGTGATAGGAAATATagaaataaataacaaaaaaaattggtagAAATGAGATGGAATACGTGAAGGTATTAAAACCCTATTATATAGTATGGTGGAAGTGGAAGTAGGCAACAACACTATAACCTTTTGAGGTGAGATGTCTTACAAATAACCATTGCATGTCCTTGTTTCTAATTTCTAAGcaacttatatatattattcaatTAAATCCAAATGACTCGCTTAcaacattattttttattagcaGAAATacaattattaataaaattacaaCAAGCTTAAGGATACAGTTCAATAAGAGACCTAAAGCCAAACGTAGGATATATCTGGTAATGCTCAAAGCCAGCTAACATGAAAAGATTCTTCCATTCATTTTCATCCCTCTCATTTCCATTGAAATTGCTTATCATAACAatgatagcaattccgcaagtgtacggattgatcgaagtaatacaaaagattgtcgaaccacagggatagttGTTTGTTGATTTGATCTTTGAGATTAATGTTtggaatggaaaagaaaaagaaatatagATTAAAGTTTGTTGTGATGGAAGCAATTGtaacaaaagcataaacaagAATCTTGTAAAACTTATGAGAAAACAGTACCTTGGGTCAAGTTTCACCTAATTCAGTTGTGTTACTCACAATCTAATTCATATATGAACTCTTAGGAACATTTCTATGGTGATGTAGCCTTTACCTTCACttgttaataccttaatcaagtaaatcattcaatttcagtgctaagcctaatgccttagtacctagtcaattcaattgaagaatgaagcttgtatgttcaggccaacacaataagttcccacccttatacctaagtgatagcaaacaaatcaatctaatcccaagtcccttaatccttaccaactgccgttgtgcaagaagaaagccaaacacttgcatgcattcaagagagtattgaaacagagaaaagatacatagaaaggaaactttattcatataagaaactcaTAAGTTCATAACATAACTTAAACTAGGATCCACAATCCCCAAGGTACGAAGGTAAACTAGCCAAATATGGCTAGAGAACTCATAATGCAaatcaaaagaacaaaaacctgaatTAAGAatgccaagaagcctcccacaagctccaagaaactaaaactctaagttttgttcaaaaagttacaagatacctaaaagaaataacaaaagccctatttatagagtttccagcggtcatccacgcatgtgcgtggccttctccacgcacatgcgtgggcaaaaACGCTCAAAACGCAAAAATCGCAGCATCAGGTTttgccaccacgcatgtgcgtagATTaggcggcgcacatgcgtgggcatcAGGTTTTTCCAACAATAGCttcacgcatgtgcgtgggatACATGgtgcacatgcgtggctcatctgatttttcttcaattttgtaactccttcttcatctatcatcatggctcattacttggctttcaatcatcatcattttccatcaaaaacctatcaaacctgaaaagaatctcaagaaaccatcaaaacaacaatgtaactcatggaaacATCTCATTAATCATGTTAACTCATCAATCCATCATTCAATTTAGCAAATAAAACCCCCAAGAGACCATCAAGACTCAAATTCTCACAAAATTCCAGCTCCAACCTGACCATAGGGATGAACCTTAAACTAAAACAAATTAAAGCTAATAAAAAAGATcaactaaataaattaaaaatacttaaactaatgcagatgcaaatatgaattaaaaagggactcaacttgactCAAAAACTCAATAAATgactcaaaaaggaaaagaaagaaacaagaaagactcgacaaagatagaataaacctcgggtcatcaaACAACATCAAAAGTTGTACTTCAGTCAATTCAGGGTCATCTTGCTTTTCATTTGTCACCGAGTCTATGATGATCAATTTTCCTCTTTTGCCTTCGCCTGAAATAACATCTTTACAATTGTTGAGTATCTTTATGCAATCATCGTCACACCAATTGTGTAACACCCACTGcaaaaataacaacaaagaTCGGAAATGAACCAATATGTGAATGTCATTGTTAGAACTTAGAATGGAAATACATATATATCTAGGCAGGTATATATACATTAGATGTAAGTATGTAACGAGAGAGCATGTCTCACAGCACAATTGGTAAATAACTAGTCGAGAGTTTCGATCTTTGGGCGGTGCGGATGAAAAAGAATATGTTGTGCAATACTTACCCAGTTAATATGATCTCAAAACCTTAAGAGGATTAGTCTTACAActacataaaaaaaataaaaaaattaagagcaTGCCatcatatattaatatattataccTTGAGTAAAACTGCATCAGCTTTAGGGATAGATTCAAACATGTTCCCACCAACAAAGCTCAAATTGTTGGTTCCTGTTAAGCCTGTGACAACCTGTGGAAGGTCCAAGACAATGCATTTTAATTGTGGAAATGCCTCACAAATGATCTTACATGTGTTTCCAGTTCCACCTGCAACATCAACTAATGAATGGACCTTCAAAAACATTTTTGGAATCTCTCAATCCCAACTTCACTACATTAGAATCACTTTCCATAGCCTCATTGAAAGACTTCATAAGAGTGGGATCGAAATCCCAATTGCGTCAGTCGCCAAACTCAGTATCCCCAATTGTGAGCTCGTCCCCAATAGTCCATTTCCCCAATTGGTGGAACGTTCCAACAAAATCTGGCCTGCTTAAAAACTGAACCATTGAAGATAAACAATGGTCAGTGTCTTTCAGAAGGAGTTCAGATGCTGGACTAAGAGCATATGCTTCTTTGGTATCATCATCATCCATTTTGACGATCGTGAAGAAGTCGTTGTATGAGAGTAAACGCATGAGGCGTTGGACACCAGAAGTTTTTGAATGTGGAACTTGAAGTGCAGTAACCAATTCAGAAAGATTGATGGGTTGGCCATGGTTGTGAATGATATCTGGAATTCGCAGGTCAATGGCCCACTTGATGCACATGGGATTCAGGAAGCTGTACATGTTTTTGTACAAGTGAGTTTGAGCTTTAAACACCTCACTTGCATTATACAAATTCTTTGAAGCCATGAGAAAGAAGGATGTAAATGAAAATGCAAATGGAGTTGTTGTGTTTATGATCAAAATATGTCACTTGCTCTATTGCTCTAAACAGAACATACTCTGCTATTTATAATGTCATGCTAGCTGTTCTTCCTTGAGTTGTATAATATGACTGATTAGTTGTCAGCAACTATGCAACAACATTTAATGTTGCTGGTTGTAGTGATCAAATTGATCACTCAACTTCTTCATGATATATTAAAGAATAGAATGTAAAGCCACTTTTGTTTACTTAACAATGAAGAAACAGAGACAAGTGGCCATGAAGAGATAAGAAGCAAAGCTGGCAGTGAAGAGATAGAAGCAAAGCAAGAGGCGGTGaaaatttcctataaatagagaATGTATCATTTGCTTCATTGTATCCCAACATCCCATAGCTGAATTGTTAGAGAGAATATACACCACAATAAGCAATTCAACGTGAATTGCTATTAGAGAGAAAAATTCCAATGAGGAAAATATTAGTGTTTCCCTTGGTGAGGTTCTCCTAGTGAGTGTTTTCTTGTTCTATAGAGCTGTTGTAATTTCTTCCACATAGTGAAAATCTTTTCTACCGGTGCCCGTGGTTTTTTCCCTTATCTGTTGAGGGTTTTCCACGTAAATATTGTGTGTCAATTTCCTACTCTCTCATCTCTTATTTTAGTTGCGTGATATTATCCTGCTACTCTGGtacccaacagtggtatcagagcctggttgGTGTCGGTCCTTATTCCGCTGCGGTGTACGGTTACTATTCACACGTGTGGTTGTATACTTTTGCAGTGATTGTTAACGCATACTAGATCTACTATGGTGTGTGGTAAAAATATACAATACTGCTCAAGTATACTGTGCTATTCACGGTGAAATTGTGTAAACCGGTTccgtgaaaagaaaaaaaatggcagcaAAATTTGAGATCCCGAAATTCAGTGGGAGTAACTTCTCCCTGTGGAAATTGAAGATAAAGGCAATCCTAAGGAAGGATAATTGCTTACCAGCAATTGACGGTAGACCTGCTGATATAACTGATGAGAAGTGGAAAGAGATGGACGACAATGATGTAGCCAATTTGCACCTAGCAGTGGAAGATTCAGTTTTGTCCAGTATTGCTGAAAAGAAAATAGCAAAGGAGATCTGGGATACTCTTATCCAACTGTACGAGGTCAAGTCACTTCACAACAGAATTTTCTTAAAGAGGAGACTTTACACTCTTCGAATGAGTGAATCCACTTCGATGCCGGATCACATCAACAATCTGAACACAATGTTTGCTCAACTATCTGCATCAGATTTCACAATTGGGGAAAATGAACGTGCAGAggttcttcttcagagtttacCAGATTCATATGATCAACTCGTCATCAATATTACAAACAATAATATTGTTGACCGTCTATCCTTTAATGATGTTGCCGGAGCTATTCTTGAAGAAGAGTCCAGGCGAAAAAATAAGGAAGATCGTCAGGAGAGCTCAAAACAAATGGAAGCTTTGACGGTGACGAGAGGCAGATCAACGGAGCGTGGCCCCAGTGGGAGTCAGAACCATGGTAGATCAAAATCTCGAAGAAAGACAAATCTCAAATGCTACAATTGTGGCAAGAGAGGGCACTTGAAGAAAGATTGTTGGTCCAACAAGAAGAGTGGTGAAAAATCTTCTGAAGCAAGTACATATCAAGGATGTGTTGCTAGTACCTCTGATGATGGGGAAGTCCTATACAGCGAAGCAGCAGTGAGTACCAAAGGCAAAAATCGTCTCATTGATGTTTGGATAGTAGATTCAGGAGCAACATGGCACATGACCCCACAACGAGATTGGTTTTGCACTTATGAGCCTGTCTCAGAAGGAAACGTGTTCATGGGAAACGATCATGCCTTGGAAATTGTTGGAATTGGTACtgtcaaaataaaaatgtaTGATGGTACCATTCGCACACTTCAAGAGGTACGACATGTGAAAGGGTTAACAAAGAATTTTTTGTCTGTTGGGCAACTAGATGACCTCGGATACGAGTACGATATTCAAGGTGGGATCTTGAAAGTGGTGAAAGGTTCGCTAGTAGTAATGAAAGCAAAGAAGGTCGCTGCAAATCTATACATGCTTTTGGGAGATACGTGGCAAATGACAGATGCATCAGTTGCAGTTGGAAGCCAAGAATAAACAACGATGATGTGGCACCGCAGATTAGGCCATATGTCAGAACGAGGCTTGAAAGTTCTTGCAGAACGTAATCTCATACCTAGGCTCAAGTCAGTAAGTTTACCTTTCTGTGAGCATTGTGTGATAAGTAAGCAGCATAGACTAAAGTTTGCTAAGTCAACTGCTAGAAGCAAACACATACTGGACTTGATTCATTCTGATGTGTGGGAGTCACCGGAAGTGTCCATAGGAGGAGCAAAGTATTTTGTATCATTCATTGATGATTACTCCAGGAGATTGTGGGTGTACCCGATCAAGAAGAAGTCAGGTGTGTATTCAGTATTCAAGGAGTTCAAAACACAAGTGGAACTTGAAACTGGGAAAAGAATTAAGTGCTTGAGGACAGATAATGGAGGAGAATATACAGATGGTGATTTCCTGGCATTCTGCAAGCAAGAAGGTATTACGAGGCAATTTACAGTTGCTCAtacacctcagcagaatggagTAGCAGAGCGGATGAATAGAACTCTTCTGGAGAGGACAAGAGCTATGCTGAGAACAGCGGAATTAGGCAAGTCCTTCTGGGCAGAAGCTGTCAAAACTGCCTGTTATGTGATAAATCGATCGCCATCAACTGCGATTGATTTTAAGACACCAATGGAGATGTGGAAGGGAAAACCAGGTAATTATTCTTCTCTACATGTGTTTGGATCTCCTGTGTATGTAATGTTCAACTCCCAAGAAAGAACAAAGCTGGATCCAAAATCCAGGAGATGCATATTCGTGGGTTATGCTGACAATGTGAAGGGGTATCGTCTATGGGATCCCGCTGCCCACAAGATTATTGTCAGCAGAGATGTAATCTTTGTAGAAAATGAATTACAAAAGGAGCAGAAAAATGATGGCACCACAAAGGAGACTGCTACAGTGGAGATAGAGGAAAAGTCAGGAggagatgattcttctgaagcAGAGCCAGAGCACGAAGAACAAGAACCAAATGAGGTCAATGATGAAGAACCCAGGAGAACAACACGTCAAATAAGAAAACCATCATGGCACTCAGAATATGTGATGGCAAGTCATGATGCATATTGTCTTCTATCAGAAGATGGAGAACCATCAACCTTTCAGGAGGCGTTAAATGGTTCAGATGCTTCTCTATGGATGGCAGCAATGCAGGAGGAAATTGAAGCCTTACATAGAAATAATACTTGGGAACTTGTTGAACTTCCTAAAGGTCGGAAAGCCATTGGCAACAAATGGGTGTTCAAAATCAAACGAGATGGCAACGATCAGGTGGAACGCTATCGTGCAAGACTGGTGGTCAAAGGATATGCTAAAAAAGAAGGTATTGATTTTAATGAAATATTCTCTCCAGTAGTAAGACTAACAACTATCAGAGCAGTCTTGGCAATGTGTGCCGCATTTGATCTACATCTTGAGCAACTTGATGTAAAGACTGCGTTTCTTCATGGAGAACTTGAAGAAGAAATCTATATGCTCCAACCAGAAGGCTTTGAAGATCATGAAAAAGAAAACTTGGTTTGCAGGTTGACCAAATCTCTGTACGGTCTAAAGCAGGCGCCGAGGTGTTGGTACAAGAGATTTGATTCTTTCATCATGAGCCTTGGATACAACAGGCTGAGTTCAGACCATTGTACGTACTACAAAAGGTTTGATGATAATGATTTCATCATTTTGCtgttgtatgtggatgacatgttgGTGGTAGGCCCTAACAAAGATCAAGTCCAAGAATTGAAGGCACAGTTGGCTAGGGAGTTTGATATGAAAGACTTGGGACCTGCAAACAAGATTTTAGGGATGCAAATTCACCGAGACAGAAAAGACAGGAAGATTTGGCTTTCTCAGAAGAATTATCTTCAGAAAGTCTTGCGGCGCTTCAACATGCAAGACTGTAACCCAATCTCAACCCCACTTCCTGTTAATTACAAATTATCCTCAAGTATGATTCATAGCAGTGAAGCAGAGAGGATGGAGATGTCTCGAGTACCGTATGCATCAGCGGTGGGAAGCCTTATGTACGCTATGATTTGCACTAGGCCAGATATTGCTCAAGCAATTGGGACGGTCAGTCGGTTTATGGCAGATCCAGGCAAAGAGCATTGGAATGCTgtgaagaggatcctgagatacaTCAGAGGAACCTCAGGTGCTGCGTTATGTTTTGGGGGATCAGAATTCACTATCAGAGGCTATGTTGATTCAGACTTTGCAGGTGATCTTGATAAAAGAAAATCTACTACCGGCTATGTGTTCACACTTACAAGAGGAGCAATAAGTTGGTTATCCAAATTGCAGACTGTTGTAGCTTTGTCTACTACAGAAGCAGAATACATGGCAGCTACTCAAGCATGCAAGGAAGCTATTTGGATTCAAAGGTTGTTGGAAGAGCTCGGGCACAAGCAACAGAAGATTATTGTGTATTGTGATAGTCAGAGCGCCTTGCACATTGCAAGGAATCCAGCCTTTCATTCCAGGACAAAGCACATAGGAGTTCAATACCATTTTGTTAGAGAGGTAGTAGAAGAAGGAAGCGTGGATATGCAGAAAATTCAGACCAAAGACAACCTAGCAGATGTAATGACGAAGCCGATCAACTCTGATAAGTTTGCATGGTGTAGGTCCTCCTATGGCCTATTAAAAACGTGAGTAGCATGGAACTGGCAAGGTAGAGAAAATTTTACAAGATCACAAAAGTGACTTTAAGTGGGAGAATGTCAGCAACTATGCAGCAACATTTAATGTTGCTGGTTGTAGTGATCAAATTGATCACTCAACTTCTTCATGATATATTAAAGAATAGAATGTAAAACCACTTTTGTTTGCTTAACAATGAAGAAACAGAGACAAGTGGCCATGAAGAGATAAGAAGCAAAGCTGGCAGTGAAGAGATAGAAGCAAAGCAAGAGGCGGTGaaaatttcctataaatagagaATGTATCATTTGCTTCATTGTATCCCAACATCCCATAGCTGAATTGTTAGAGAGAATATACACCACAATAAGCAATTCAACGTGAATTGCTATTAGAGAGAAAAATTCCAGTGAGGAAAATATTAGTGTTTCCCTTGGTGAGGTTCTCCTAGTGAGTGTTTTCTTGTTCTATAGAGCTGTTGTAATTTCTTCCACATAGTGAAAATCTTTTCTACCGGTGCCTGTGGTTTTTTCCCTTATCTGTTGAGGGTTTTCCACGTAATTATTGTGTGTCAATTTCCTACTCTCTCATCTCTTATTTTAGTTGCGTGATATTATCCTGCTACTCTGGTACCCAACATTAGTTTCATGATGGATTCACATTACAACCACCACCCCCTCATTATATTATAAATTAGCTGGAGATGGTGATTAAATTTGAGATCAACTGAGTTTAAACAATTAAGACTTCCAACATGACATATGTTGAAATGGAGGATTTTAGAGCATATCTTTAACGCCACTAGCTTAGAAGTTTCTTATCGTTAAATAATCAGATATTTTTTTTGTACTGTTGGGATAAGTCTAGACTATACTCCAAAGAGCTTAAAAATAAATTTGGTGCTTGTATAAGTAATCAGACCTAATGAGATATTTGATCTCTCTGGGCTAGGTAATTGATTCTGACATTATCTCTTGAAAAGGTCATTGCTAAATGCCTGTTGTTAGTCTAGACTCGAACCCGACCTTACTAAAGaggaatcaaacatgtaccacttgaaccaaaCACCCGTTGGTTTACGTATCTGTTATACTGATTTCAATAATTTGGTGAGGTAATCAGttctaaattaaaaaatgtataggaatttgaatagcatgttaAAATTCTCACATTGACCAGAGATATGGTATAAATAGTCTTTATAAGGGTAGAACAAATCTTAATtcttgagctaacttttggATTGAGTTAGGACTTCCAAATTCTAATATAGCATATATATGAAATGGGCATAGCCTAATTATAGTTAGTTTGTTGAAAGTGGGAAGCCAATTCCATGTCTCTGTGTAGGAAATACAACAAACAGCATGCTGCAGATTACACCAACACCAATTGGAAACGCAGTAAGGATTTCACGCATCTCATGTGAAGGTGAAGGGAAGAAGCACTTCACCACATTCTGATCAAACAAAGCAACTGCTGCAAACACCAAAATCGACATGACCGCGTGTGTGCCAAATCTATAAACCGCAGCTGATACTTTTCAACAAGCTCTTGTGGAAGTGTTGCTGATCCATCAATTACCCAAAATCccctgaatgtggcaaaacCATAACACACACTCCCCTTGCTGTCTCTGAAGCTATCAGTGAAGCATTGCAGGAAGCATGAGGCACCACAGAGAGATAAAAGTGCTGCAGTCATGAATTTGGTAACTGAGTCATCACAGTGTCCTTGATTTGTGAAGATTGGGGATAGAAGTTGGAAAGAAAGGACAGTTCCTGTTGGTAAGAGATTGGCCAAATGTGCTGTGCTCTTGAATGTTTGACTCATGGCTTTGTGAATAAGGTTCTTCTCTGGTTCTTCCATGTTGTTGAGTAGTGGTAGCTTTTGTTCATTGTGGTTATTAGAGTCATCAAGAGAGGCTTTAAAATCCATAGCCTGTGGAAATTTCAGAATTTCCTTTATTGTTCTGCTTTGATCAGCTTTTGTGTTAGAGCATATATAGG
This window harbors:
- the LOC130711963 gene encoding LOW QUALITY PROTEIN: protein DMP6 (The sequence of the model RefSeq protein was modified relative to this genomic sequence to represent the inferred CDS: deleted 2 bases in 1 codon), with product MDFKASLDDSNNHNEQKLPLLNNMEEPEKNLIHKAMSQTFKSTAHLANLLPTGTVLSFQLLSPIFTNQGHCDDSVTKFMTAALLSLCGASCFLQCFTDSFRDSKGSVCYGFATFRGFWVIDGSATLPQELVEKYQLRFIDLTHAVMSILVFAAVALFDQNVVKCFFPSPSHEMREILTAFPIGVGVICSMLFVVFPTQRHGIGFPLSTN